The Coffea arabica cultivar ET-39 chromosome 4e, Coffea Arabica ET-39 HiFi, whole genome shotgun sequence genome includes a window with the following:
- the LOC113742063 gene encoding GDSL esterase/lipase At1g74460, translating into MKLYVAFLASLILLQVVFFKGYDCKAVQFIFGDSLSDVGNNNFLSKSLAKANLPWYGIDMDSGLPNGRFSNGRTVADIVGDKMGLPRPPAFMDQSLTEDVILDSGVNYASGGGGILNETGSLFIQRICFYKQIELFQGTQELIRAKLGDTAAEKFFQDAVYVVALGSNDFINNYLMPIIYNDASTYNDKTFVQYLMRTFRDQLTLLHGLGARKVMVFGLGPMGCIPLQRVLSSSGECQDRTNKLAQSFNQQAGKLVADLSNSLPNATYHFGDAYDVVNEVISNPSKNGFSNADSPCCSFGKIRPALTCIPVSSLCKDRSKYVFWDEYHPSDAANELIANELLKKLPFLTQASSPAMPPSSSR; encoded by the exons ATGAAGTTGTACGTAGCATTTCTGGCATCTCTAATTCTTCTTCAAGTTGTCTTTTTCAAAGGATATGACTGCAAAGCTGTGCAATTCATCTTTGGGGACTCCCTTTCGGATGTGGGCAACAACAACTTTCTATCCAAGAGCCTTGCTAAGGCAAACCTTCCCTGGTATGGTATTGATATGGACAGCGGGCTGCCTAATGGGAGGTTCTCTAATGGCAGAACGGTTGCAGATATAGTAG GCGATAAGATGGGACTTCCAAGGCCTCCTGCATTCATGGATCAATCATTAACTGAAGATGTTATCTTAGACAGTGGAGTGAATTATGCCTCTGGAGGTGGTGGGATTCTGAATGAGACGGGTTCTTTGTTT ATCCAGAGAATTTGCTTCTACAAACAAATCGAGTTGTTTCAAGGAACACAAGAACTGATAAGGGCCAAACTTGGCGACACTGCAGCTGAAAAGTTTTTCCAGGATGCTGTTTATGTGGTAGCTTTGGGAAGCAATGACTTCATCAACAACTACTTGATGCCAATAATTTACAACGATGCTTCTACTTACAATGACAAAACTTTTGTTCAGTATTTGATGCGTACATTTCGAGATCAACTTACG CTTCTGCACGGCTTAGGGGCAAGGAAAGTGATGGTGTTTGGACTGGGACCAATGGGTTGCATCCCACTCCAAAGGGTTTTGAGTTCGTCTGGTGAATGCCAGGACAGGACAAACAAATTGGCCCAAAGCTTCAACCAACAAGCAGGCAAGCTTGTTGCAGATTTGTCCAACAGCCTTCCAAATGCGACCTATCATTTTGGAGATGCTTATGATGTTGTCAACGAAGTCATAAGTAATCCATCTAAAAATG GGTTTTCGAACGCTGACTCGCCATGCTGCTCATTTGGGAAAATCCGACCAGCTCTAACATGTATTCCGGTATCATCATTGTGCAAGGACCGGAGCAAGTACGTGTTCTGGGATGAGTACCACCCCTCAGACGCCGCTAATGAGCTGATCGCCAATGAGCTCCTCAAAAAGCTCCCATTCTTGACTCAAGCTTCATCACCAGCCATGCCACCATCCTCATCACGCTAG
- the LOC140006133 gene encoding geranylgeranyl diphosphate reductase, chloroplastic-like, with protein sequence MASIALNLKTFVGLRQASPENNPITALAKPSSTTTAARKQLRINAAKTSPKVTGRNLRVAVVGGGPAGGSAAETLAKGGIETFLIERKLDNCKPCGGAIPLCMVGEFDLPLDIIDRRVTKMKMISPSNVAVDIGQTLKPHEYIGMVRREVLDAFLRDRAATAGATLINGLFLKMEMPSSKTAPYRLHYTDYNAKTGVSGGKKTLEVDAVIGADGANSRIAKSINAGDYEYAIAFQERVKIPDEKMKYYEDLAEMYVGDDVSPDFYGWVFPKCDHVAVGTGTVTHKPDIKKFQLATRLRARDKIAGGKIIRVEAHPIPEHPRPRRLLDRAALVGDAAGYVTKCSGEGIYFAAKSGRMCAEAIVEGSENGKRMVEEGDLRKYLEKWDKTYWPTYKVLDVLQKLFYRSNPAREAFVEMCADEYVQKMTFDSYLYKKVAPGNPIEDLKLAVNTIGSLVRANALRREMDKLSV encoded by the coding sequence ATGGCTTCAATTGCCCTGAACCTGAAGACCTTCGTTGGACTCCGGCAAGCGTCGCCGGAGAACAACCCCATAACCGCCCTCGCAAAACCCAGCTCCACCACCACTGCCGCCCGCAAACAGCTCCGCATAAATGCCGCCAAAACCAGCCCAAAAGTCACTGGCCGCAACCTCAGGGTCGCAGTGGTAGGTGGAGGCCCTGCTGGTGGCTCCGCCGCTGAGACTCTCGCAAAAGGTGGCATCGAAACCTTCCTCATCGAGCGCAAGCTCGACAACTGCAAGCCCTGCGGCGGCGCCATCCCGCTGTGCATGGTGGGCGAATTCGACCTCCCGCTAGACATCATAGACCGCCGGGTCaccaagatgaagatgatttccCCCTCCAACGTCGCCGTAGACATCGGCCAAACCCTCAAGCCCCACGAGTACATCGGAATGGTCCGCCGTGAGGTCCTCGACGCCTTCCTCCGCGACCGCGCCGCCACCGCCGGAGCTACCCTGATAAACGGACTATTCCTGAAAATGGAAATGCCTAGCTCCAAAACAGCCCCTTACCGCCTCCACTACACCGATTACAACGCGAAAACCGGCGTCTCCGGCGGGAAAAAGACTCTGGAAGTCGACGCCGTAATCGGAGCCGACGGTGCCAACTCCCGGATCGCAAAGTCCATCAATGCCGGAGACTACGAATACGCCATAGCCTTCCAAGAACGCGTAAAAATCCCAGACGAAAAGATGAAATACTACGAGGATCTCGCCGAAATGTACGTCGGAGACGACGTCTCACCGGACTTTTACGGGTGGGTTTTCCCCAAATGTGACCACGTGGCGGTCGGCACCGGCACTGTCACCCACAAACCCGacatcaagaaattccagctcGCCACAAGGCTAAGAGCCAGAGACAAGATTGCAGGGGGGAAGATCATAAGAGTGGAGGCTCATCCCATCCCGGAGCATCCCCGGCCGAGGAGACTGCTGGACAGAGCCGCATTGGTGGGGGACGCGGCCGGATACGTGACGAAATGCTCCGGCGAGGGGATTTATTTCGCGGCGAAAAGCGGGAGAATGTGTGCAGAGGCAATAGTTGAGGGATCAGAGAATGGGAAGAGAATGGTGGAAGAAGGGGATTTGAGGAAGTATTTGGAGAAGTGGGACAAGACATATTGGCCGACTTACAAGGTTCTTGATGTTCTGCAGAAGCTGTTTTACAGGTCGAATCCGGCAAGGGAAGCATTTGTGGAAATGTGTGCTGATGAATACGTGCAGAAGATGACTTTTGATAGCTATCTGTACAAGAAGGTTGCTCCTGGGAATCCCATCGAGGATTTGAAGCTGGCTGTGAATACAATTGGGAGTTTGGTGAGGGCTAATGCTTTGAGGAGGGAGATGGATAAGCTCAGTGTATGA